The Lysobacter gummosus sequence GCGATCGCCGCGGCGAAGGCGTTGTCGCGGCGCGCGACCAGCACCGCGCGCTCGCTGTCGCCGGCCAGCATCAGCAAACGGATGATGGTGTCGGCGGGCATGTCCCAGCCCAGCGCCAGTTCCGCGGCCTGGGCGAAACGTTCGTGGCGGATCAGATAGTCCAGCGCTTCCTGGCGCGCGTTCAGCAACTCGGCGAGCACGAACACCGCTTCGTCGATCTTGCCCTGCCGGTCCAGCGCCTCGAACGCGGCGCGGTAGCGCTTGCGCAGCAGCTCGCGCGCGTAGTCGCCGAAATCGAAGCTGGCGTGCGCGCTCTTGCCGCTGCTCAGGCTCAGGCGGTCGCGGCGCCCCGGCAGCGAGAACGCCTGACCGAGCGAATCGTGGCCGTCGCCGTCGATCGGCAGGGCATGGCGCAGCGCTTCGGTCAGGTCGCCTTCGTCGAAGCGCTGCATCAGCCGGCGCAGGTAAAGGCTGTGGCGCATGCCCATTAGCTTGGAGGCCTGACTGGCCATCGCCGCCTTGACCAGCCACTCGCGCCAGCGCTGTTGCTGCACGGCGCCGCCGCGCGCGGACACGCTGCCTTGCGAACCCCGCTGGCCGCCGCCGCGTCCGCCCTGCCCCGCGCCGCCGCCGGCCAGCGACGGGAACCGGCTCAACAGCCAACCGGCGATGCCGTCGCGGGTGCCGATGACGCGCTCGCGCAGGCTCGTTTTCGCCGCGCCGCCGCGTCCGGCTTCGCGCTCGCGGGCCGAATGCAGGAACGATTCGCGCTCCTCGCTCGGCGGCGGAATGCGCTTGCCGAGCACCTCGCGCAGCGCCTTGCTCGCCAGCCGGTCTTGGCGCGGCGCGGGCAGGATGCGGCTGCAATCGAAAGTGTCGTGCAGCGCGTAGTCGTCGATGTCGAGAATCAGCGACGGGTCCAGCGCCTGCGCCTGGGCGAAATTCAGCGAATGCAGGCGTCCGCCGATCACCAGATGCACATCGGCCGGCGCCAGCGCGGCCAGTTCCTGCGCCGTCAGCGGCCCGCCGTACAGACCGTGCGCGCCGATCCTGCACAGCGGCGTACCGCCGGCCTGCTCGCACTGCATCGGCCGCGGCGCATCGAAGTACAGCACGTCGCCCTCATCGAAGCGCCAGGCGCGGCAGCCCGGCGTCCAGGCGCGCAGGATGCGTTCTAGCCGCCGCTGTGGCGGCATCGGATCGGCCGCGAACCACAGGCCCGCGACCGTCTGCCAGCCGCGCCAGAGCGGATGACGCACGTCGCTGCGCGCGTCTGGCGGCATGGCGCCGCTTGTTGAAATTTCAGCCGGCATGGTTCGCCCCCTCGAGCACCAGTACCCTTGGATTGCGCTCGTGCACCACGACCAAGCGCCCTTGTTGATCGATCAACGCAATCAGGTCGGTGCCAGCGGCCACGGCGACCTGAACGATGGGTGCCGACGCCTGATACAACGTGCTGCGATGCTTGGCGCCCACGCGCATCAGCGTCCTGCGGTCGGGCCGCAGCGCGATCAGATATTGCTCGCCTTGTTGCTCCGAACCCAGGCCGACCACTTTCCAGTCGGACGGCAGAACCGCTTCGTATTCGCTGGCCTGCGGCGCGTCGGATTGATCGCGCCGCAGCGGCCGCACGAACACCCGCCACACGCTGGAACGTTCTCCGCCATGTCCGCCCACCGAGCGTTCGACACAGAAGCCGCCGGCCCAATGATTCCCGCAGGTTCGGGCATTCACGAATGCCGCGTTCACCGCGCCCTGGACGGCCACGCGCTCGATCGGCCGATCGCCGCCGAACCCGATCGCCTGCAATTCCAGATAGCCGTCGCCGTGGCGCAGATAAAAGACCTCGCCGGGCGAGGACTGAGCCAGGGCGTGGACGTGCTCGGCGACTGTGCAGAATTCGATCGGATAGCGCCCGATCTTTTGCGGCACGGCCAGGTCGCTGCGACGGCCGCGGTGTCCGGGACCGCGGGTCCAGGCCAGCAAGCGTCCGTCGGGAGCGAGCACGAACAAGCGCTGCGCCTGGCCGCTGCCGTCGAGCAGAACCGACGGCCACCATCGGCCCTCCGCCGTGGGCGATTCGACACGGTCGTCTTTCTGGCGCGGCGCGCGCAGCAAGACCGACATCTGCCAGAACTCCACATGCCCAGGCAGCACGACCAGTCCGGCGAAATGCCGGCCGTTCAAGGTCGCCGCGCGCAAGGTCTTGCTCTTGCTCCAGCGCGTAGTCTTGGGTACGGACAGCTTGATCTTGTCCTGCGACGGGCGCGGGACCGGATACACGTTCGCCGCGCTCTCCTTCGCCCAGGCCACGGCGATGTGCCTGGCCTCGAAGGAGATCAACGGCGGATGCCGCAGCGACAGCATGCCGCTGCCCTGCGTCCGCGCCTGCACGCTCACCTGCTGCGTGCGATCGAACTGGCCTTGCAGCAACAACGCGGACCAGTCCGGCGCCGGCAACCGCAACCGCGTCTCGCGCCGCGCCTGCCGCGAGGCGATCGTCACGGACAATTCCTCCGCGCCGGCGCGCAGCACATCGACGCGATGGCCTAACCCGTAGCCGGGCGTATGCAGGCCGATCGACCAGCGCTCGCCCGGGCTGGGATCGGCCCGGTCCAGTGCGCTGACCCACTCGCGCTCCAATCGTTCGCGCGGCGGCAACGCGGCCGCAGCAGCCTGCGCATCGCCCGCGGCGCAATCTGGTTCGAAAGTGCGCGATGCGAACAAGCGCCGCAGTTGCTCCGGCGAATCGGCCGTGTGCAACTCGCCGGGTTTGTGCGCCACGCCCCAGGCGAAGCGCGCCTTGGCCGCCTGCGCGCGCTGCGCCAGCAGAATCCACATCGCCGCGTGCACCAGCCGCATCGCGCCCAGTTGCGAAGGGCCGCAGTCGAACACCGCCACGGTCAGCGCATCGACTTCGCGCGCGACCAGTTTCGGATTGAGGAACAGATGCTCGCCGCCGGCGGCACGGCGGTCGAATTCCTCCGGCGCCGCGTCGGCCAGCGCCCATTCGCTGAGCAGCAGGCGATCGTAGTTGCCGCGACGGCGCAGATCATCGACACCCTCCGGTTCGGCGCGGCCGTCGTGCGCGCGCAGGCGGAACGCGCCCAGCAGCGGATGCAGGCGCAGCAGCAGGCCGCCGACGATGACCGCCAGCTCCGGATCGAACCAATCCAGCCAAGCGCGCCACGGCGCCAAGGTTTCCGGCAGCTGCATCGCTCAGTCCTGCCACATCGCGCGGATCTGCGCGATCAGCGCCGCGCTGGCCGGCAGCGCGCGATGCAGGGGCACGATCTGCGCCGGTTCGCGCAGCAACAGCAGCGGCGCCTGCGGATGGCGCCGGGCGATCTGCCGCTGCAGCAGATCCAGCGGCAGGTCCGGGCATTGCGTGGTGACCAGCCACAGCGACGGCGCCTGTTCGCACGGCGCGACATACGCCACACCCTCGAACCACGGCAGGTTCGCGGCCGCGCCGGTAACCACCGCGACATCGGCGTTGGCGGTCAGCATCAGGCTCTCGCGCACCTCATCGTCCAATCGCTCCAGCGCGCGCAGCAGCGCGCGCGAAGCCTGCGGGCCGATGCCGACCGCGCCCTGCGGCGGTGGCGGCGGGTCTTGCGGGCGCCAGTCCCACTTCATGCCGAAGCCGACACCCGCTGGATCAGGCGCGTGCGTTGCGCGGCGAGTTCGGCCGGAATCGATTGCGGGTTGAAGTTGGCGTCGATCTCGCGCAGCAGCGCTTCGGCGATCGCGCCGGCACCGGGCGCGGCGGCGTCGCTGTCCAGGCAACTGCGCGCCGCCTCGATCAGCCGCGCCACCCGCGACACCGGTTGCAGCACCGCGTGCTCGACCGCCGCGCGCAGGGTCGGATTGGCCGCCGCGCTCAGCGAGTCGCGCAATACATCCTGGGCGGCGGCCTGCGCCTCGCGGGTCGGCATGACGTAGAACAGCGGCCACAAGTCGGCTTCGTCCGCGACTTCGCGCCCGGCCAGCACCGTGGCCGCGGCGATCAGCCGCTGCACTTTGACGATTCGCCGGTCCGACAGGCTTAGTCCTGCGCCGCGCAGTTTGCGGATCGCATCGGCCAGCAGGCTGCGCGCGCGCTCCATGCCGACCTGCGGCACGCGCTGGCTCAGCGCGTCGATATCGCCCAGCTCGGTGCGGTGGCTCAGGGTTGCGCGCTCGGCCTGCCAACCGCCGGCGAGCAAGGCTTCGAGTTGATGATCCGGCACCGGCTCGACGAACAGATGCAGCAAGAAGCGGTCGCCGAAGGCGGCCAGCGATTCGTCGTCGGGCAAGGCGTTGGAGGCGCCGACGCAGACCCGCAGCGGACAGGCGATCTGGGTGTGGCCGCGGCGGAAGCGGCGCTCGTTCAGCACGCCGAGCAAGGTGTTCAGGATCGCGGTGGAGCCCAGGAACACTTCGTCCAGGAACGCGACCTCGGCCTCGGGCAGCATGCCGGTGACGTCGGTTTCGACCACGCCCTCGCGCAGCCGGCGCAGATCGACCGGGCCGAACAACTCCGACGGCTCGGTGAAGCGGCCCAGCAGGTATTCGAAATAACGCCCGCCCAGCGCGGCGGCGACCCGGCGCACCACCGCGCTCTTGGCGGTGCCGGGCGGGCCCAGGATCAGCAGGTGTTCCTGCGCGACCGCCGCCAGCACGATCAGCTCGGCCAGCTGCTCGCGCTCGACCAGGCCGGTGGTGGCCGCGTGCACGGCGTCGCGGACGCGGGCCGCGGCCTGTTGCGCGTCGGTGGGAAGATTCGGAAGACTCATGTCGGGCGGCCTGGATCCTTGGCGGCGCGCGAGCGGCGCAAGCGGCTGAAGGGACGGCACGCGTTCCCGAGGCCTCGTTCCCCCTGGAATACGGCCGCTGTGACGAACTGTAGGCGCGAGCCTTGCCGAACCGCAACTGATGTCGCGGTACGATTGTGAGTCCCGACCGGTTTGTCCCGGTCACTTCAGTACGCTGCCGCGACCTCACCGTCCGGCCAGGATGCCTTCATGCCCGACACCTCCCTGGACGATCTGTTGGCCGCGCTGGCGGCCAGCCCGCACAACCCCGCGCTGGGGATGTTGGTGGTCAATGCCTGCCTGGCCGAGGCCGACCCCGATGCGCTGAGCCGCGCGCTGGACCTGTCCGGTGACGTGCTGCTCAGCGACGCCACCCAGCGCGACGCCGCGCTGCGCCTGCTGCTGCAACACCGGCGCGACGAACTGGTACTGCGGGTGGCGCCGGAAAATTCCGCGGCCGGCTTGTTCGCCCGCGCCCGCACGCTGCTGGCGCAGGGCGAGCGCGATCAGGCGCGCGGCCTGTACCAGCAGGCGATCGCGCTCAATCCGGCGCTGGAAGATTCCGCGCTGGCGACGGAACTGGCCGGCAAGGTGATTTCCTTCGCCAACGCCAAGCGCATCCAGTCCGGCCAGTTGCAGGCCAGCCTCGCCAACGACGACACCGACGCCGACGACGTCTCGCGCCTGTTGCAGCCGCCGCAGGCGCGGATCGGTTTCGACGATGTCGGCGGCCTGGATGAGGTCAAACACCAGATCCGCCGCCGCATCATCACCCCGTTCCTCAAGCCGTCCTTGTTCGAGCGCTTCAAGCGCCGCTCCGGCGGCGGTATCCTGCTGTACGGCCCGCCCGGCTGCGGCAAGACTCTGCTGGCGCGCGCCACCGCCGGCGAATGCGGCGCGCGCTTCTACAACGTCGCCATCACCGACGTGCTGGACATGTACATCGGCGAGTCCGAGCGCAAGCTGCACGCGATTTTCGAAACCGCGCGGCGCACCGCGCCGGCGGTGGTGTTCTTCGATGAGGTCGAGGCGATCGGCGGCAAGCGCCAGTATTCGCGCGAAGCCACTTCGGCGAAGTTGGTCAGCCAGTTCCTCACCGAGCTCGACGGCTTCGCCCAGAACAACCAGGGCGTGCTGATCCTCGGCGCGACCAACGTGCCGTGGGCGGTCGATGCCGCGTTCCGCCGTCCCGGCCGTTTCGACCGCGTGTTGTTCGTGCCGCCGCCGGACGACTCCGCCCGGCGTTCGATCCTGGACCTGCTGCTGCGCGAGCGCCCGCTGGCCGACGGCATCGAGACCGCCGAACTGGCGCGGCTGACCTCGGGTTACTCCGGCGCGGACCTGCGCAATCTGGTCGAGACCGCGATCGACGAAGCGATCGAGGATTCGATCGAACAAGGCCGCGAATCGCCGCTGACCATGAACCATCTGCGCAGCGCGCTCAAGGACACCCGTTCGACCACGCTGGAATGGCTGACCACCGCGCGCAACCACGCGCGCTACGCCAACCAGGGCGGCCAGTACGACGAAGTGCTGGAATTCCTCAAGCGCCACGGAGGCGGCTGATGGCGACCGGCGCTTATCGCCTGCCCGATGAGCCCCTGCCGTCGGGATGGTCGCGCTACGCGGTCGATCCGCTGTGGCCGCTGCTGACCCTGATGCTGGCCGGCGGCGGCTTCGGCCTGCTGTGGTTCGCCTTCAACAGCGCCGCGCTCGGCAGCCCGACGCGCTGGCGCGAATGGGGCTGCATCGCCGTCAGCGTGATCGGCGGGCCGCTGCTGGCGCTGGCGATCTACGCCGGCGAATACCACGACCTGCTGTCGCCGGCGCAGGTGCCCTACGCGATGCTGTCGATCCTGCTGCTCAAGCTCGGCGTGGCCTATGCGCTGTATCTGATGCAGCAGCGCTGTTTCGAAATCTGGGAGTACTACGGCGGGCAGGCGCGCAACGGCCTGCCGCTGATGATCCTGCTGGCGGTGGTCGGACGCGGCGCGCTCGACATGTCGCAATGGCCGCCGATGCTGAAGCTGGTGCTGCAATGAGCGCGCGCGGCAGCGACTACCTGTATCGCATGGCCGAGCGCTACTACGCGCACGGCCAGATCGACGAAGCCATCGACGCGCTGCTGCGCCTGCTGGGCGAAGACGCCGAGCAGGCCGACGCGCACGCCTTCCTTGCCCTGTGCCTGGTCAAGCGCAAGCGCTTGCACGCGGCCAATCTGGAAGCCCAGCGCGCGCTGGAGCTGGAGCCCGAATCGCCGTTCGCGCATCTGGCCGCGGCGATCGCCGCGATCGCCAAGCGCAACCTGAAAATCGCCGAATCGCATCTGCAGGCGGCGCGCGCGCTCGATCCGGATTCGGCCCAGATCGCCGACGCGTTCGCACGTTTGTATCTGGCCTGGGGCCGCGATACGCAGGCGCTGGAACAGGCGCGTCTGGCCTGCGAACTCGATCCGGACGATCCCGACTACCCGGCCCTGCTCGCCTCGCTGGAACTGCGCCGCGGCGACCGCGCGCGCGCCGAAGCCTTGGCGCGCGAAGTGCTGCACGCCAATCCGGAACACGTCGAAGCCCTGTGCGTGCTGGGCCATTGCGAACTCGCCGCCGGCCGCACCGACAGCGCCCGCGATCACGCCGTGTGGGCCTTGCAGATCGACCCGACCGACACCGACGCGCTGACCCTGATGGCCGCGGTCAAGGCGCGCCGCAGCTGGCTGCTGGGCCTGTGGTGGCGCTTCCAGAGCTTCGTCAGCGCCGGCTCGCGCACCCGCGCGGTGGTGCTGCTGCTGGGTATTTTCCTGATCTACCGCATCGCCCTGATCGCCCTGCCGCAACAAGGCTATCCGCAATGGACCGGCCCGATTTCCTACGCGTGGCTGGCGTTCTGCGCCTATACCTGGATCGCGCCGGGATTGTTCTGGCGCTCGCTGAAGAAGGAACTGGAGCAGGTGAAGCTGCGGCCGGGGTTCTGACCGGCCCGCTGGAACTCAGCGCGGCGCCGGTTGCGCCTGGCCGGGCCGGCGCATCAGGCGGGCGCGGACGGTCGGATCGAACTGGATGTCGCGCACGGCGATGAGTTCATCGGTGGCCGCCTCGCCCGCGATCGAACCCGCATCGAAAGCGGCGCGCGCCGCGTCGGGCTCGTTGCCGACGAACTTCGCGCGGAAGAACGGCGAATAGTCGTCGGCGCTATCGTCGAACCGCGATTCCAGCAGCCAGAAGCCGTGGTCCTGGCCGCCCGCCAGCAGCCATCGCGGGATATCGTAGAAATCGGCGTAGCCGAGGATCGGCAACCACGTCGCGGCGGGCATCTGCATGGACCTCGCTCCTTGTCGGCTCACGGAACTACCGTGATGGAGGCCGGCGCGACCGGGTACAAGGGCCTTACTTCACCACCCGCAACTTCGACGCCTTGCGCCGCTCGCGCAGCGCTTCCACGCGCGGATCGCGGCGCGGGCCGCCGCCGGGGCCACCGCTGCTGGGCGGATGCGCGCGCCAGTAACGGATCACGAACCAGCCGACGATCATGCCGCCCAGATGGGCGAAGTGGGCCACGCCGGTGCCGGTGGTGAACACGCCGTAGAACACCGAGGCCAGCGCGTAGATGATCACCAGCGTGCGCGCCTTGAGCACGATCGGGAACGGCAGCAAGGTCACTCGGCGGTTCGGGAACAGCATGCCGTAGCCCAGCAGCAGGCCGTAGATCGCGCCGGATGCGCCCAGGGTGAGATACAGCTGGCCTTCGTAGATCGCGATCGAGGCGAACAGCAGCTGCAGCAGCGCCGAGCCGATCAGGCAGATGAAGTAATAGATCGCGTAGCGCTTGGCGCCCCATTCGTGTTCCAGCGACGCGCCGAACATCACCAGCGCGAGCATGTTGAACACCAGGTGGCCGACGCCGCCGTGCATGAAGCCTGAGGTCAGCAACTGCCAGGGCATGAAGCCCGGGCCATCGACGCTGAACTGCGAAGGCACCCAGGGCCACATTTCGAACCACAACGCCCAGCCGCGCGTGGACTCGCTCAGGCTCAACAGGGATTGCAGCAGAAATACAACGACATTGGCGATCAGCAGTTTCCTGGTGACCGACGGAATACTGGAAAACATCGCGGCTCCTCGAATCGGCCGCTATGGTAGCCGCGGCGCAGCCGCGATGACGTGAGTGCGGCGTGCAGAACGTGCTCGCGCACGATCCCCGTTCAGTCCTGCGCCGGTCCCCATATCTGCTCGTCCACGCTCGGCGCGGCGCGCTGGCCGCGCACGCGGCCGTTTTCGACCCGCACGCCCTCCGCGCGCAGGCGCTGGGACTGTTCGCGATAGCCCTTGGAGCCCTCCGGGAAGGCGATGCGCCCGTCCGAGCGCAGCACCCGGTGCCAGGGCAGCTTGGCGTCGTCGTTCTCGCTGAGCAGGCGCGCGACCAGACGGGCGCGCCCGGGCAGGCCGGCGCGGCGCGCGACCTCGCCGTAGCCGGCGACCTCGCCCTTGGGAATGGCGCGGATCGCGGCGCGGATGAGTTTGGCGGCAGTTTCGCTGTCCATCGCGGTAGCATATGCGCTGCAACGCGCTGGAGTCGCCCCCATGCAATTCGAACAAATCCGCCACCAACTGACCCGGTCAGGGTTCCACCTCACCGTCCACGACGAGGGCGTGATCTGCATCGAGCTCTCGCTCGAACAGGGCACCCGCCATCAGGCCATCTTCCTGTCCGAGCTCGAGGACGACGACGGTCGCCCGTTCCTGCGGGTCAGCACCGCGATCGCGCCGACCACCGGCCTGGACGCGCGCCGCGCGCTGGCGTTCAACTGGGAAAGCCACGTCGGCTATCTGGCCATCGGCGACCTCGACGGCGTGCCCTATCTGCAACTGTGCGAGAACCGCCCGCTTGAAACGCTGGACGCGGCCGAAGTGCAGCGGCTGGTGATGGAGATCGGCGGTGTGGGCGACCGGATGGAACGCGTGCTGTCGGCGGACGGCGATTTGCTCTGATCGCGGTTTTGCGGTCCCTGAAGCCCTCCGACATCGGAGGGCTTTTCGTTTGTGGCAGGCGGCTTTGGTGGAAGGGCCGCAGAGACCTCGCGGCGGCGCAAAGAAAAAGGCCCGCGATCGGCGGGCCTTTTCGTATCCCTTCGCCGGACTCAGAGCCAGCCCAGGAACCGCATCGTCTCGAACAAGATGTAAGCGATGCCGCCGGCCGCCGGGATGGTCAGGATCCACGCCCAGATCATCTTCTCGACCACGGTCCACTTGATCGAGTTGAAACGCTTGGCCGTGCCCACGCCCATGATCGCGGCGGAGATGT is a genomic window containing:
- a CDS encoding AAA family ATPase is translated as MSLPNLPTDAQQAAARVRDAVHAATTGLVEREQLAELIVLAAVAQEHLLILGPPGTAKSAVVRRVAAALGGRYFEYLLGRFTEPSELFGPVDLRRLREGVVETDVTGMLPEAEVAFLDEVFLGSTAILNTLLGVLNERRFRRGHTQIACPLRVCVGASNALPDDESLAAFGDRFLLHLFVEPVPDHQLEALLAGGWQAERATLSHRTELGDIDALSQRVPQVGMERARSLLADAIRKLRGAGLSLSDRRIVKVQRLIAAATVLAGREVADEADLWPLFYVMPTREAQAAAQDVLRDSLSAAANPTLRAAVEHAVLQPVSRVARLIEAARSCLDSDAAAPGAGAIAEALLREIDANFNPQSIPAELAAQRTRLIQRVSASA
- a CDS encoding ATP-binding protein yields the protein MPDTSLDDLLAALAASPHNPALGMLVVNACLAEADPDALSRALDLSGDVLLSDATQRDAALRLLLQHRRDELVLRVAPENSAAGLFARARTLLAQGERDQARGLYQQAIALNPALEDSALATELAGKVISFANAKRIQSGQLQASLANDDTDADDVSRLLQPPQARIGFDDVGGLDEVKHQIRRRIITPFLKPSLFERFKRRSGGGILLYGPPGCGKTLLARATAGECGARFYNVAITDVLDMYIGESERKLHAIFETARRTAPAVVFFDEVEAIGGKRQYSREATSAKLVSQFLTELDGFAQNNQGVLILGATNVPWAVDAAFRRPGRFDRVLFVPPPDDSARRSILDLLLRERPLADGIETAELARLTSGYSGADLRNLVETAIDEAIEDSIEQGRESPLTMNHLRSALKDTRSTTLEWLTTARNHARYANQGGQYDEVLEFLKRHGGG
- a CDS encoding tetratricopeptide repeat protein: MSARGSDYLYRMAERYYAHGQIDEAIDALLRLLGEDAEQADAHAFLALCLVKRKRLHAANLEAQRALELEPESPFAHLAAAIAAIAKRNLKIAESHLQAARALDPDSAQIADAFARLYLAWGRDTQALEQARLACELDPDDPDYPALLASLELRRGDRARAEALAREVLHANPEHVEALCVLGHCELAAGRTDSARDHAVWALQIDPTDTDALTLMAAVKARRSWLLGLWWRFQSFVSAGSRTRAVVLLLGIFLIYRIALIALPQQGYPQWTGPISYAWLAFCAYTWIAPGLFWRSLKKELEQVKLRPGF
- a CDS encoding rhomboid family intramembrane serine protease, giving the protein MFSSIPSVTRKLLIANVVVFLLQSLLSLSESTRGWALWFEMWPWVPSQFSVDGPGFMPWQLLTSGFMHGGVGHLVFNMLALVMFGASLEHEWGAKRYAIYYFICLIGSALLQLLFASIAIYEGQLYLTLGASGAIYGLLLGYGMLFPNRRVTLLPFPIVLKARTLVIIYALASVFYGVFTTGTGVAHFAHLGGMIVGWFVIRYWRAHPPSSGGPGGGPRRDPRVEALRERRKASKLRVVK
- a CDS encoding MGMT family protein, with the protein product MDSETAAKLIRAAIRAIPKGEVAGYGEVARRAGLPGRARLVARLLSENDDAKLPWHRVLRSDGRIAFPEGSKGYREQSQRLRAEGVRVENGRVRGQRAAPSVDEQIWGPAQD